GCCGCCCCGCCGACAACACGACGTTGTCGGGCCTTTATGTCTCCAACGGCAATTTTTTCACCCAATGCGAAGCCGAGGGCTTTCGTCGCATCACGTACTTCCTGGACCGTCCCGACGTGATGGCGACCTACCGCGTCACACTACGTGCTGACCAAGCCGCTTATCCGGTACTGTTGTCCAACGGCAATCTGGTGGACAGCGGCACGCTGCCGCACGGCCGGCATTATGCGAAGTGGGAGGACCCGTTCCGCAAGCCGAGTTACTTGTTCGCGCTGGTCGCCGGCAAGCTCGTTGCCCGCGAACAAACAATGAAGACGCGCTCGGGCAAAGAAAAGCTGCTGCAAGTATGGGTCGAGCCACATGACCTGGACAAGACCGGTCATGCGCTCGATTCGCTGGTGCGCGCGATTCGCTGGGACGAGCAGCGCTTCGGGCTCGAACTGGATCTGGACCGCTTCATGATTGTCGCCGTCGGCGATTTCAACATGGGCGCAATGGAGAACAAGGGACTCAACATCTTCAATACGAAGTACGTGCTTGCGAACGCGCAGAGCGCGACCGACATTGACTTCGCAAACATCGAATCGGTTGTCGGGCATGAGTACTTCCATAATTGGACCGGCAATCGCGTGACCTGCCGTGACTGGTTCCAGCTCAGCCTCAAGGAAGGGCTCACGGTGTTCCGCGACCAGGAGTTCTCCGCCGACATGGCGGGCGGCACCACCGATCCGGCTGCCGCCGCAGTCAAGCGCATTGATGACGTACGTATGCTGCGGCAGATGCAGTTTGCCGAGGATGCCGGTCCGATGGCGCATCCAGTGCGACCGGAAAGCTATGTTGAGATCAATAACTTCTACACGGTCACCGTCTACGAGAAAGGGGCGGAAGTCGTGCGGATGTACCAGACGCTGTTCGGGCGCGACGGCTTGCGCCGAGGCATGGACCTGTATTTCGAACGGCATGATGGCCAGGCAGTGACCTGTGATGATTTTCGCGCTGCGATGGCTGACGCGAACCACCGGGATTTGGCCCAGTTCGAGCGCTGGTACAGCCAGGCCGGCACGCCCCGTGTGGCGGTGCGCACCGCGTATGATCCGGTGGCCCGCACCTTTACCTTGACGCTGACGCAGCACTATGGGGAATCGTCGCCACATGTGGCGCAAACGCAAAAGGGACCGCTGCTGATCCCCTTCGCGCTCGGCCTGGTCGACACGCAAGGGCGCGACATGCCGCTACGCCTGCAAGGTGAACCGGCCGAGGCCGGTGCGGCGACCACGCGTGTGCTCGAGCTCACCAGCACACAGCAGTCCTTCACGTTTGTCGACGTCGCCGAGAAGCCACTGCCGTCGCTGTTGCGTAATTTCTCCGCGCCGGTGATCGTCGAATACGACTATACCTACGACGAACTCGCGTTCCTGCTCGCGCATGATAGCGATCCGTTCAACCGTTGGGAGGCTGGGCAGCGCCTGGCCACGCGCGCCTTGCTGTCGCTGGCCACACAGGTGCAGCAGCACATGCCGCTAGAGCTACCGGCGGCATTCATTGCCGCCTTCAGTGCCGTGCTGCGCGACGCCTCGTTGTCGCCGGCATTGCGCGAACAAGCACTGACTCTGCCGTCCGAGACCTATTTGGCCGAGCAAATGAACGAAGCCGATCCGGCCGCCGTCCATCAGGCGCGGCAATTCGTGCGCCGCAGGCTGGCAGCCGCGCTACGCGAGGATTGGCTCGCTGCGTACGACGCATACCGCACGCCAGGCGAGTACGACCCGAACCCGACCGATGCCGGCAAGCGTGCGCTGAAGAACCTGGCGCTACACTACCTTGCAGAACTGGACGATCCGACGGACGCGTTGCGGCTCGCTCGCGCGCAGTTCGACGAGGCCAACAATATGACCGATCGCGCTGCCGCGCTCGCTACGCTGATCACGTTGCACGCGAACGCGCCCGCCCAAGCGCAAGCTGCAGCGCAAGCCGCGCTCGACGCGTTCTACCGCCGCCACGAGGACGACGCGCTAGTGATCGACAAGTGGTTCGCGCTCCAGGCTCAGCAACGCAGCGGCACAGGCCGACGCACGCTCGATACGGTGCGTGAGCTGATGCGGCACCCGGCCTTCAACCTGAAGAATCCGAACCGGGCGCGTGCGCTGATCTTCAACTTCTGCGCGGCCAACCCGGAACAATTCCATTTGCCGGATGGCTCCGGCTACGCGTTCTGGGCCGAGCAGGTCATCGCGCTCGACGCCATCAATCCGCAGGTTGCCGCCCGCTTGACCCGCTCATTGGAACGCTGGCGTAAGTTCGTGCCGGCGCTGCGCGAGCCGATGCGCGCGGCGCTGGAAAAGGTCGCCACTCATGCAAGTTCGAAGGACGTGCGCGAGATCGTCGGCAAGGCGCTGGCATAGCCTTTGCTTAACGCGTCGGCGGGCAGTGTCGCCAACGCCAACGCTCACGCCGATGCGGTGCAGTGATGGTCAGCGCGGCAGACGGACGGGCTGTCGCGCAACGCCGCCCGCGCCGTGCGAGCCGCCGCGACGAGGTTGGACAACACCGTCTGCACGCAGTGCCAATCGGCCGCTGTCGACCCGCAATCCGCGCTCACCCACAAGCGCGGCGCCGGGATACGCGTGAGCGCGGCGTCGATCGCCGCGAGCATCTGCGCGTTGTGCGGCGCGCACGCCACATGAACGCCATCGATGCCGGTTCCGATTGCGCACGGAGACGGCAAGGCCGCCAATGCGTCGAGCCGGGCCCTCACGGCACGCCCGGTGCCGGACAGGATCACATCGGCATCCAGCGCGGCGATCGCTGGCAGCATGTCATCGAGCGCGGCATCGCCCAGATGGACGTGAATCTGCGTGTCGTTCGCCGCGCCGCCGGTAGCCACTTGGAACGCACGCACCACCCAGTCCAGATAGGCGTCGCGCTCGGCCTGCCGGAGCGGCAAGCCCTCGCCCAGCACCGGCTCGTCGATCTGGATGATGCCGATTCCTGCGGCCTGGAGCGCGGCGACCTCGGCCCGCAACACGAGCGCGACCTGCAGCGCGGTCATGGCGCGCGGCTGGTCGTCACGCACGAACGCGCGTTGCAGCATCGTCGCCGGGCCGGTCAGCATACCCTTGACGGGCTTGTCGGTCAGCGACTGGGCATACGCCACCCACCCCACGGTCAACGGCTCGGGCGCATAAACATCGCCGTAGATCAATGCAGGCTTGACGCAACGGCAGCCGTCCACTTGCACCCAGCCGCTGTCGGTGACGGCCATGCCCCACAGCTGTTCGGCGAAATACTCGACCGGTTCATCGCGCTCGGCTTCGCCGTGTACGAGCACGTCCAGACCCAGCGCGTGTTGGCGCTCAACCGCATGACGGATTTCGGCGCGCATCGCTTCCAGATAATCGAAATGGGTCAACTCGCATTGTCGGTAGGCGGCACATGCGGCGCGGATCGCGTCGGTCCG
This region of Mycetohabitans endofungorum genomic DNA includes:
- the pepN gene encoding aminopeptidase N — its product is MSKPAEATVIRRADYTPPAFLIDTVELEFDLVPERTLVRSTLRVRRNPQAGDAAADLELAGEALELLSLTVDARAHDAVTVHDGGLVVSNVPEAFELVIENACRPADNTTLSGLYVSNGNFFTQCEAEGFRRITYFLDRPDVMATYRVTLRADQAAYPVLLSNGNLVDSGTLPHGRHYAKWEDPFRKPSYLFALVAGKLVAREQTMKTRSGKEKLLQVWVEPHDLDKTGHALDSLVRAIRWDEQRFGLELDLDRFMIVAVGDFNMGAMENKGLNIFNTKYVLANAQSATDIDFANIESVVGHEYFHNWTGNRVTCRDWFQLSLKEGLTVFRDQEFSADMAGGTTDPAAAAVKRIDDVRMLRQMQFAEDAGPMAHPVRPESYVEINNFYTVTVYEKGAEVVRMYQTLFGRDGLRRGMDLYFERHDGQAVTCDDFRAAMADANHRDLAQFERWYSQAGTPRVAVRTAYDPVARTFTLTLTQHYGESSPHVAQTQKGPLLIPFALGLVDTQGRDMPLRLQGEPAEAGAATTRVLELTSTQQSFTFVDVAEKPLPSLLRNFSAPVIVEYDYTYDELAFLLAHDSDPFNRWEAGQRLATRALLSLATQVQQHMPLELPAAFIAAFSAVLRDASLSPALREQALTLPSETYLAEQMNEADPAAVHQARQFVRRRLAAALREDWLAAYDAYRTPGEYDPNPTDAGKRALKNLALHYLAELDDPTDALRLARAQFDEANNMTDRAAALATLITLHANAPAQAQAAAQAALDAFYRRHEDDALVIDKWFALQAQQRSGTGRRTLDTVRELMRHPAFNLKNPNRARALIFNFCAANPEQFHLPDGSGYAFWAEQVIALDAINPQVAARLTRSLERWRKFVPALREPMRAALEKVATHASSKDVREIVGKALA